From Pseudomonas vanderleydeniana, the proteins below share one genomic window:
- the rhtA gene encoding threonine/homoserine exporter RhtA has protein sequence MTQHPRSLATTLFPVALLIIAMASIQSGASLAKSMFPVVGAQGTTTLRLIFASVIMLLILRPWRATLTARTFATVAIYGVALGGMNLLFYMALRSVPLGIAVALEFTGPLAVALYASRRAIDFLWIGLAVIGLLLLIPTSGTSASLDLVGALYALGAGACWALYILFGQKAGADNGVQTAALGVMIAALVVAPVGIAHAGSTLLTPALIPAALGVAILSTALPYSLEMVALTRIPARTFGTLMSIEPAFGALSGLLFLGEYLSLAQWLAIACIICASIGATLTLRSEPKPVIATD, from the coding sequence ATGACCCAACACCCCCGCAGCCTGGCCACGACACTCTTTCCCGTCGCCCTGCTGATCATCGCAATGGCCTCCATTCAATCCGGAGCCTCCCTGGCCAAGAGCATGTTCCCGGTAGTCGGTGCCCAGGGCACCACCACCCTGCGCCTGATCTTTGCCAGCGTGATCATGCTGCTGATCCTGCGTCCCTGGCGCGCCACCCTCACCGCCAGGACCTTCGCGACCGTCGCCATCTACGGAGTCGCCCTCGGCGGCATGAACCTGCTCTTCTATATGGCGCTCAGAAGCGTGCCACTGGGGATCGCGGTCGCCCTCGAGTTCACCGGCCCGCTGGCCGTCGCGCTCTATGCCTCTCGTCGAGCCATCGACTTCCTGTGGATCGGCCTGGCAGTCATCGGCCTGTTGCTGTTGATTCCGACCTCGGGCACCAGCGCCAGCCTCGACCTGGTCGGCGCGCTCTATGCCCTGGGTGCAGGGGCCTGCTGGGCACTGTATATCCTCTTCGGACAGAAGGCTGGCGCAGACAACGGCGTCCAGACTGCCGCATTGGGCGTGATGATCGCCGCCCTGGTCGTAGCGCCGGTTGGCATTGCCCACGCCGGCAGCACCTTGCTCACCCCGGCGCTGATCCCCGCCGCCCTCGGCGTAGCCATCCTCTCCACCGCCCTGCCCTATAGCCTGGAAATGGTCGCACTGACCCGCATCCCTGCACGCACCTTCGGCACCCTGATGAGCATCGAGCCGGCCTTCGGTGCCCTCTCCGGCCTGCTGTTTCTCGGCGAGTACCTGTCCCTGGCACAGTGGCTGGCAATCGCCTGCATCATCTGTGCCTCCATCGGTGCAACGCTAACCTTGCGCAGCGAGCCCAAGCCGGTAATCGCGACGGATTGA
- a CDS encoding TetR/AcrR family transcriptional regulator produces MRYSLSHKQETRERLLQSSASSAKRSGFASIGVDGLMKAIGLSGGAFYGHFSSKDELFGAIVERELSQSLARLGGEGQPSLAQLERCLKLYLSMSHVEQAEDGCALPALGAEIARAEMAVRERAEDWMCRLQQRWAQALGSESLAWSILSQCVGALVVARMMSTPALQRQVLKSSHDEISRQIGQSSPQ; encoded by the coding sequence ATGCGTTATTCGCTCAGCCACAAACAGGAAACCCGCGAGCGCCTGCTGCAAAGCAGTGCGTCGTCGGCGAAACGATCAGGTTTTGCCTCCATTGGCGTGGATGGGTTGATGAAAGCCATCGGACTCAGTGGCGGTGCGTTCTATGGGCATTTCTCGTCCAAGGACGAGTTGTTCGGTGCCATTGTCGAGCGGGAGTTGAGCCAAAGCCTGGCTCGGTTGGGCGGGGAGGGGCAGCCGAGCCTTGCGCAGCTCGAGCGCTGTCTGAAGCTGTACCTGAGCATGAGTCATGTCGAGCAGGCGGAGGATGGCTGTGCGTTGCCGGCACTGGGGGCGGAAATCGCCCGGGCCGAGATGGCGGTGCGTGAGCGGGCCGAGGACTGGATGTGCCGGCTGCAGCAACGTTGGGCGCAGGCGCTGGGGAGCGAGAGCCTGGCGTGGTCGATCCTGTCCCAGTGCGTGGGGGCGCTGGTGGTGGCGCGCATGATGTCGACGCCGGCATTGCAGCGTCAGGTACTGAAATCGAGCCACGATGAAATCAGCCGCCAGATCGGGCAGTCATCCCCACAGTGA
- a CDS encoding SDR family oxidoreductase — protein MTTANNHKKVVLVVGAGDATGGAIAKRFASEGFVACVTRRSADKLQPLVDSIRQAGGEAHGFACDARKEEEVVALIEQIETQIGPIEAFVFNIGANVPCSILEETARKYFKIWEMACFSGFLNAREVARRMVTRQRGTILFTGATAGLRGAAGFAAFAGAKHGIRALAQSMARELGPLNIHVAHVVVDGAIDTDFIRTSFPEKYALKDQDGILDPAHIAENYWYLHNQPRDAWTFELDLRPWNERW, from the coding sequence ATGACTACAGCCAACAACCACAAGAAAGTCGTGCTGGTCGTCGGAGCCGGCGACGCCACCGGAGGCGCCATCGCCAAGCGTTTCGCCAGCGAGGGCTTCGTCGCCTGCGTGACCCGACGCAGTGCCGACAAGCTGCAACCACTGGTCGACAGCATCCGGCAGGCCGGCGGCGAGGCCCACGGCTTCGCCTGCGATGCCCGCAAGGAAGAAGAGGTGGTCGCGTTGATCGAGCAGATCGAAACGCAGATCGGTCCGATCGAAGCCTTCGTCTTCAACATCGGCGCCAACGTGCCGTGCAGCATCCTCGAGGAGACTGCCCGCAAGTATTTCAAGATCTGGGAGATGGCCTGCTTCTCCGGCTTTCTCAATGCCCGTGAAGTCGCCCGACGCATGGTCACCCGCCAGCGCGGTACCATCCTGTTTACCGGAGCCACCGCCGGCCTGCGCGGAGCCGCCGGGTTTGCCGCATTCGCCGGCGCCAAGCACGGCATTCGGGCCCTGGCGCAAAGCATGGCGCGGGAACTGGGACCACTGAACATTCATGTGGCCCACGTGGTGGTCGACGGCGCCATCGACACCGACTTCATCCGTACCAGCTTCCCGGAGAAGTACGCTCTCAAGGACCAGGACGGCATCCTCGACCCCGCGCATATCGCCGAGAACTACTGGTACCTGCACAACCAGCCACGGGACGCCTGGACCTTCGAACTCGACCTGCGGCCCTGGAACGAACGCTGGTAA
- a CDS encoding 2-hydroxychromene-2-carboxylate isomerase: MKRNVEFYFDLGSPASYLAYTQLPGLCAQADAELVYQPMLLGGIFKATGNASPAEIPAKGRYMIQDLTRYAQRYGVPFRFNPYFPINTLLLMRATTGVQLRQPERFVPFVDALYRALWVDGRNLNDPGTVAQVLAEHGFDPQQVMALTQDEEVKHALREKTELALQRGVFGAPSLFVGEQLFFGQDRLEFVREALAAT, from the coding sequence ATGAAAAGAAACGTCGAGTTCTATTTCGATCTGGGCAGCCCCGCCTCCTACCTCGCCTACACCCAGTTGCCCGGGCTCTGCGCGCAGGCCGATGCCGAGCTGGTGTACCAGCCGATGCTGCTGGGCGGGATCTTCAAGGCTACCGGCAATGCCTCCCCCGCGGAGATTCCAGCCAAGGGGCGCTACATGATCCAGGATCTGACCCGCTACGCCCAACGCTATGGCGTGCCATTTCGCTTCAACCCGTACTTTCCGATCAACACATTGCTGCTGATGCGGGCAACCACCGGCGTGCAACTGCGCCAACCCGAACGGTTCGTCCCCTTCGTCGATGCGTTGTATCGCGCACTGTGGGTCGATGGACGCAACCTGAATGATCCCGGCACGGTCGCGCAGGTGTTGGCGGAGCATGGCTTCGATCCGCAGCAGGTCATGGCACTGACCCAGGACGAAGAGGTCAAGCATGCCTTGAGGGAAAAGACCGAACTGGCCTTGCAGCGTGGCGTGTTTGGCGCACCGAGCCTATTCGTCGGCGAACAGCTGTTCTTCGGGCAGGACCGCCTCGAGTTCGTCCGCGAAGCGCTGGCCGCGACCTGA
- a CDS encoding aminopeptidase P family protein, whose amino-acid sequence MSTQTSSQGTVPQRLARTRELMKREGIHALLVPSADPHLSEYLPAYWQGRQWLSGFHGSVGTLIVTAQFAGVWADSRYWEQATKELGGSGIELVKLQPGQPGPLEWLAEQTPQGGVVAVDGAVMALASARTLGEKLQARGARLRTDTDLLQQVWEDRPVLPNQPVYEHLPPQATVSRGEKLAQLREELKNRGADWHFIATLDDIAWLFNLRGADVSFNPVFVSFALVSQQQATLFVALDKVNAELVQILKRDGVTLRDYAEIAAALAAVPAGSSLLVDPARVTSGLLDNLGAEVKLVEGLNPTTLAKSRKSLDDAVHIRQAMEQDGAALCEFFAWLETALGRERVTELTIDEKLTAARARRPDYVSLSFNTIAAFNANGAMPHYHATEQEHAVIEGDGLLLIDSGGQYLGGTTDITRMVPVGTPSAEQKADCTRVLKGVIALSRARFPRGILSPLLDAIARAPIWADNVNYGHGTGHGVGYFLNVHEGPQVIAYQAVAAPQTAMQPGMITSIEPGTYRPGRWGVRIENLAMNREAGESEFGEFLRFETLTLCPIDTRCLEPALLTQEERDWFNGYHAEVRERLSPLLGGAALEWLNTRTAAI is encoded by the coding sequence ATGAGCACGCAGACCTCGAGTCAGGGAACCGTACCCCAGCGCCTGGCGCGCACCCGCGAGCTGATGAAGCGCGAGGGCATCCACGCCTTGCTGGTGCCATCGGCCGACCCGCACCTGTCCGAGTACCTGCCGGCGTACTGGCAAGGGCGGCAGTGGCTGTCGGGCTTCCATGGTTCGGTCGGTACCCTGATTGTCACGGCGCAGTTCGCCGGGGTCTGGGCTGACAGCCGCTACTGGGAGCAGGCGACCAAGGAACTGGGCGGCAGCGGCATCGAGCTGGTCAAGCTGCAGCCGGGGCAACCCGGGCCGCTGGAGTGGCTGGCCGAGCAGACGCCGCAAGGCGGCGTGGTCGCGGTCGACGGCGCCGTGATGGCGCTGGCTTCGGCGCGTACGCTGGGCGAAAAACTGCAGGCCCGTGGTGCTCGCCTGCGTACCGACACCGACCTGCTGCAGCAGGTCTGGGAAGACCGGCCGGTATTGCCGAACCAGCCTGTCTACGAGCACCTGCCACCGCAGGCGACCGTCAGCCGCGGCGAGAAGCTGGCGCAATTGCGCGAAGAACTGAAAAACCGTGGTGCCGACTGGCATTTCATCGCGACCCTGGACGACATCGCCTGGCTGTTCAATCTGCGTGGCGCTGATGTGTCGTTCAACCCGGTGTTCGTTTCCTTCGCCCTGGTCAGCCAGCAGCAGGCCACGCTGTTCGTCGCCCTGGACAAGGTCAATGCCGAGCTGGTGCAGATCCTCAAGCGCGATGGCGTGACTCTGCGTGACTACGCCGAGATCGCGGCGGCCCTGGCGGCCGTGCCGGCCGGTTCCAGCCTGCTGGTCGATCCGGCCCGTGTCACCAGCGGCCTGCTGGACAACCTGGGCGCCGAGGTCAAGCTGGTGGAGGGGTTGAATCCGACCACCCTGGCCAAGTCGCGCAAGAGCCTGGACGATGCGGTGCATATTCGCCAGGCCATGGAACAGGATGGCGCTGCCTTGTGCGAATTCTTCGCCTGGCTGGAGACGGCGCTGGGACGCGAGCGGGTTACCGAACTGACCATCGACGAGAAACTGACCGCCGCTCGGGCTCGTCGTCCCGACTACGTGTCCCTGAGCTTCAACACCATCGCCGCGTTCAATGCCAATGGCGCGATGCCGCACTATCACGCGACCGAGCAGGAACATGCGGTGATCGAGGGCGACGGCCTGCTGTTGATCGACTCTGGCGGCCAGTACCTGGGCGGCACCACCGATATCACCCGGATGGTTCCGGTCGGCACGCCAAGCGCCGAGCAGAAGGCTGACTGTACACGGGTACTCAAGGGGGTGATCGCCCTGTCCCGGGCACGCTTTCCGCGCGGCATTCTTTCGCCGCTGCTCGACGCCATCGCCCGCGCGCCGATCTGGGCTGACAACGTCAACTACGGGCATGGTACCGGCCATGGCGTCGGCTATTTCCTCAACGTTCACGAAGGTCCGCAGGTGATCGCCTACCAGGCGGTCGCGGCGCCGCAGACGGCGATGCAGCCGGGGATGATCACTTCGATCGAGCCGGGCACCTACCGTCCGGGCCGGTGGGGGGTGCGTATCGAGAACCTGGCAATGAACCGTGAAGCGGGCGAGAGCGAGTTCGGTGAGTTCCTGCGATTCGAAACCCTGACCCTGTGCCCGATCGATACCCGTTGTCTGGAGCCTGCCCTGCTGACGCAGGAAGAGCGCGACTGGTTCAACGGTTACCATGCCGAGGTGCGTGAGCGGCTGAGTCCGTTGCTCGGTGGTGCGGCGCTGGAGTGGTTGAACACCCGTACTGCGGCGATCTGA
- a CDS encoding aminotransferase class V-fold PLP-dependent enzyme has protein sequence MNQLPLYFDYAATTPVDERVIQVMVECLGFSGNFGNPASSSHAFGQRARQTVELARQQVASLVGAAAEQIVWTSGATESNNLALKGVAQARGSMGGHVVTSRIEHKAVLDTARQLEESGVEVTWLEPDAEGLITAQMVAGALRKDTFLVSLMLVNNELGTLNDVCAIGRRVREHGALFHVDAAQGAGKVLIDLNEWPVDLMSFSAHKLYGPKGIGALYVGPRARQGVSAQIHGGGHEGGLRSGTLATHQIAGMGSAFALANEAFEEELAHIRVLRQRLLDQLADIPGLRLNGSASQRIPHTLSLTFAEGSFNAAQLSQSLAYSATSACNSASNAPSHVLLALGHDAGSAARTIRLSLGRFTREQDVDRAAAAIKACTSAPAPFWAVAPS, from the coding sequence ATGAATCAACTTCCTTTGTATTTCGACTACGCTGCCACGACTCCGGTGGACGAGCGGGTCATCCAGGTCATGGTCGAGTGCCTGGGTTTCTCGGGCAACTTCGGCAACCCTGCCTCCAGCTCCCATGCCTTTGGCCAACGTGCCCGGCAGACCGTCGAGCTGGCCCGGCAGCAGGTGGCGAGCCTGGTGGGGGCCGCAGCCGAGCAGATCGTCTGGACCTCCGGTGCCACCGAATCGAACAACCTGGCCCTCAAGGGCGTGGCCCAGGCCCGCGGTTCGATGGGTGGGCATGTGGTCACCAGCCGGATCGAGCACAAGGCGGTCCTCGATACCGCCCGGCAACTGGAGGAAAGCGGGGTCGAGGTGACCTGGCTGGAGCCGGATGCCGAAGGGCTGATTACCGCGCAGATGGTTGCGGGGGCCTTGCGCAAGGACACGTTCCTGGTCTCGCTGATGCTGGTGAACAACGAGCTGGGTACCCTCAATGATGTGTGCGCCATCGGCCGGCGGGTTCGCGAGCACGGTGCGCTGTTTCATGTGGATGCGGCCCAGGGCGCTGGCAAGGTGCTCATCGACCTGAACGAGTGGCCGGTCGACCTGATGTCGTTCTCGGCCCACAAGCTGTATGGACCCAAGGGCATCGGCGCGTTGTACGTCGGGCCTCGTGCCCGACAGGGCGTGAGCGCGCAGATCCACGGTGGCGGCCATGAGGGCGGCTTGCGCTCGGGCACCCTGGCGACGCACCAGATCGCCGGCATGGGCAGCGCCTTTGCCCTGGCCAATGAGGCGTTCGAGGAGGAGCTGGCGCATATCCGCGTGTTGCGCCAGCGTCTGCTCGACCAGCTGGCGGATATCCCGGGCCTGCGCCTGAATGGCAGTGCCAGTCAGCGCATTCCCCACACCCTGAGCCTGACCTTCGCCGAAGGCTCGTTCAATGCTGCACAGCTCAGCCAGTCGCTGGCCTATTCAGCCACGTCGGCGTGCAATTCGGCGAGCAATGCGCCGTCCCACGTGCTGCTGGCCCTGGGACATGATGCCGGCTCCGCGGCCCGCACCATCCGCCTGAGCCTGGGGCGCTTCACCCGTGAGCAGGATGTCGACCGCGCGGCTGCGGCAATCAAGGCCTGCACCAGTGCCCCGGCACCGTTCTGGGCAGTTGCCCCGTCGTGA
- a CDS encoding LysE family translocator, which produces MTLSFDLLLGFALFALVTSVTPGPNNTLLLASGVNFGFNRSVPHILGISCGFFVLVLAVGLGLGAVFETYPVLYTALRYIGGAYLLYLAWKIAGSGPVSETEPGQGRPFGFWNAAAFQWVNPKAWVMAVGAISTYTPLQGYFSNVLVIAAVFALINAPSVSLWAACGSLLRNVLREPRWLRLFNLAMALLLVISLYPLIHESVLQLSR; this is translated from the coding sequence ATGACTCTCTCGTTCGACCTCCTGCTGGGCTTTGCCCTGTTCGCCCTGGTGACTTCCGTGACGCCCGGTCCCAACAACACCCTGTTGCTGGCCTCCGGGGTGAACTTCGGTTTCAACCGTTCCGTTCCCCATATCCTGGGGATCTCCTGCGGCTTCTTTGTCCTGGTGCTGGCCGTCGGCCTCGGCCTGGGCGCGGTGTTCGAGACCTATCCGGTGCTCTATACGGCCCTGCGCTACATCGGGGGTGCCTACCTGTTGTATCTCGCCTGGAAAATCGCCGGCTCGGGACCGGTTTCCGAAACCGAGCCGGGCCAGGGCCGGCCGTTCGGTTTCTGGAATGCGGCGGCGTTCCAGTGGGTCAATCCCAAGGCCTGGGTGATGGCGGTCGGTGCGATCAGTACCTACACACCGCTGCAGGGCTATTTCAGCAACGTACTGGTGATCGCCGCGGTATTTGCCCTGATCAATGCGCCTTCGGTGAGTCTCTGGGCCGCGTGCGGCAGCCTGCTGCGCAATGTGCTGCGCGAGCCGCGTTGGCTACGCCTGTTCAACCTGGCGATGGCGCTGCTGCTGGTGATTTCGTTGTATCCGCTGATCCATGAGAGTGTGCTGCAACTGTCCCGCTGA
- the msuE gene encoding FMN reductase → MSRALKVVALSGGPYRPSRTLVLTQALLAELAQHLHIESRLIELTDIARPLGAALSRAELSAEVEAELQAIEQADLLIVASPVYRGSYPGLLKHLFDLVDLNALIDTPVLLAATGGSERHALVLDHQLRPLFSFFQALTLPIGVYASEADFANYQITSEPLKARIRLAAERAAPLFGAHSKHLLKTA, encoded by the coding sequence ATGTCCCGTGCACTAAAAGTCGTTGCCCTCTCCGGCGGCCCCTACCGCCCCTCTCGCACCCTGGTGCTGACCCAGGCGCTGCTCGCCGAGCTGGCGCAACACCTGCACATCGAAAGCCGCCTGATCGAACTGACCGATATCGCCCGCCCCCTCGGCGCGGCGCTGTCACGTGCCGAGCTGAGTGCCGAGGTCGAGGCCGAGCTGCAAGCCATCGAACAGGCCGACCTGCTGATCGTTGCCTCGCCGGTCTACCGTGGCTCGTATCCAGGCCTGCTCAAGCACCTGTTCGACCTGGTCGACCTCAATGCGCTGATCGATACCCCGGTGCTGCTGGCGGCCACCGGTGGCAGCGAGCGCCATGCCCTGGTCCTGGATCACCAACTGCGCCCGCTGTTCAGTTTCTTCCAGGCCCTGACCCTGCCCATCGGGGTCTATGCCAGCGAAGCCGACTTCGCCAACTACCAGATAACCAGCGAGCCCCTGAAGGCCCGCATCCGCCTTGCTGCAGAACGCGCCGCCCCCCTGTTCGGCGCCCACTCCAAGCATCTGCTGAAAACCGCCTAA
- the ssuD gene encoding FMNH2-dependent alkanesulfonate monooxygenase encodes MDVFWFLPTHGDGHYLGTTQGARPVTLNYLKQVAQAADSLGYHGVLIPTGRSCEDSWVIASALVPLTERLRYLVAIRPGIISPTVSARMAATLDRLSNGRLLINVVTGGDPDENRGDGSFLSHGERYEVTDEFLKIWRRVLQGEAVDFEGKHLKVQNAKALYPPVQKPYPPLYFGGSSDAAHDLAADQVDVYLTWGEPPAAVAAKLADIRERAARKGRTVRFGIRLHVIVRETAEEAWKAADQLIEHISDETIAAAQQSFARFDSEGQRRMAALHGGRRDNLEIAPNLWAGVGLVRGGAGTALVGDPQQVAERIKEYADLGIESFIFSGYPHLEEAYRFAELVFPLLPEPYASLAGRGVTNLTGPFGEMIANDVLPTQTRT; translated from the coding sequence ATGGATGTCTTCTGGTTTCTCCCCACTCACGGTGACGGTCACTACCTGGGCACCACCCAGGGCGCCCGTCCGGTCACTCTCAACTACCTGAAACAGGTGGCCCAGGCCGCCGACAGCCTCGGCTATCACGGCGTGCTGATTCCCACCGGCCGCTCCTGCGAGGACTCCTGGGTCATCGCCTCGGCCCTGGTACCGCTGACCGAACGCCTGCGCTACCTGGTGGCGATCCGTCCCGGGATCATTTCGCCGACCGTCTCGGCGCGCATGGCCGCCACCCTCGACCGGCTATCCAACGGCCGCCTGCTGATCAACGTGGTGACCGGTGGCGACCCCGACGAAAACCGCGGCGACGGCAGCTTCCTCAGCCATGGCGAACGCTACGAAGTCACCGATGAATTCCTGAAGATCTGGCGCCGGGTATTGCAGGGCGAAGCGGTCGACTTCGAAGGCAAGCACCTGAAGGTACAGAACGCCAAGGCGCTTTACCCGCCCGTGCAGAAGCCCTACCCACCGCTGTATTTCGGCGGATCCTCGGACGCGGCCCACGATCTCGCCGCCGACCAGGTCGACGTCTACCTGACCTGGGGCGAGCCTCCGGCCGCCGTGGCCGCCAAGCTGGCCGACATCCGCGAGCGCGCCGCGCGCAAGGGGCGCACCGTGCGTTTCGGCATCCGCCTGCATGTGATCGTCCGGGAAACCGCCGAAGAGGCCTGGAAGGCCGCTGACCAGCTGATCGAACACATCAGCGACGAAACCATCGCCGCCGCGCAGCAGTCCTTCGCGCGCTTCGACTCCGAAGGCCAGCGGCGCATGGCCGCCCTGCACGGCGGCCGCCGCGACAACCTGGAGATCGCACCCAACCTGTGGGCCGGCGTCGGCCTGGTCCGGGGTGGCGCCGGGACTGCGCTGGTCGGCGATCCACAACAGGTCGCCGAACGTATCAAGGAGTACGCGGACCTGGGGATCGAAAGCTTCATCTTCTCCGGCTACCCGCATCTGGAAGAGGCCTATCGCTTCGCCGAACTGGTGTTCCCGCTGCTGCCCGAGCCCTATGCCAGCCTGGCCGGTCGCGGCGTGACCAACCTGACCGGGCCCTTCGGCGAAATGATCGCCAACGACGTGTTGCCCACCCAAACGCGAACTTGA
- a CDS encoding acyl-CoA dehydrogenase family protein, whose product MTAQPHNLLPDPLHTARLLAAEFAETAVERDERGGTPKAQRDALRHSGLLALSIPTQYGGLGASWSETLSVVREFAKVDSSIAHVFGFHHLMLATVRLFSRPEQWQPWFEQTARKNWFWGNALNPLDTRTVVRKLGGWREFSGKKSFCSGASDSEMLIASAVDESAGGKLLIAAIPSGRSGITLHNDWHNMGQRQTDSGSASFERVRVEESELLLDPGPLSTPFACLRPLIAQLTFTHMFLGIAEGAFEEARQYTLTETRPWFKSGTEDIRKDPYILSHYGDFWVALEGVRLLVERAAAGLDRAWAKGPELSAEERGELATAIATAKVAASRQGLELCSKLFEVTGARSTHASLRLDRHWRNLRTQTLHDPLDYKLQELGDWALNQTLPIPTFYS is encoded by the coding sequence GTGACGGCTCAACCGCACAACCTCCTTCCCGACCCCCTGCATACCGCCCGCCTGCTGGCGGCCGAGTTTGCCGAAACCGCCGTCGAGCGCGACGAACGCGGCGGCACGCCGAAAGCCCAGCGCGATGCACTGCGCCACAGTGGTCTGCTGGCCCTGAGCATTCCCACGCAATACGGTGGCCTCGGCGCCAGCTGGAGCGAAACCCTCAGCGTGGTGCGCGAGTTCGCCAAGGTCGACAGCTCCATTGCCCATGTCTTCGGTTTCCATCACCTGATGCTCGCCACCGTGCGCCTGTTCTCGCGCCCCGAGCAATGGCAACCGTGGTTCGAACAGACCGCGCGCAAGAACTGGTTCTGGGGCAACGCCCTCAACCCGCTGGACACCCGTACCGTGGTGCGCAAGCTCGGCGGCTGGCGCGAGTTCTCCGGCAAGAAGAGCTTCTGCTCCGGCGCCAGCGACTCGGAAATGCTGATCGCCTCGGCCGTCGACGAAAGCGCCGGCGGCAAACTGCTGATCGCCGCGATCCCCAGTGGCCGCTCCGGCATCACCCTGCACAACGACTGGCACAACATGGGCCAGCGCCAGACCGACAGCGGCAGTGCCAGCTTCGAACGGGTACGGGTCGAGGAATCGGAACTGCTGCTCGACCCGGGCCCGCTGAGCACGCCCTTTGCCTGCCTGCGCCCACTGATCGCGCAACTGACCTTTACCCACATGTTCCTCGGCATCGCCGAAGGCGCCTTCGAGGAGGCCCGGCAGTACACCCTCACCGAGACCCGTCCATGGTTCAAGTCCGGGACCGAGGACATCCGCAAGGACCCGTATATCCTCAGCCATTATGGTGACTTCTGGGTCGCCCTCGAAGGCGTGCGGCTACTCGTCGAACGCGCCGCCGCAGGGCTCGACCGCGCCTGGGCCAAGGGGCCGGAACTGAGCGCCGAGGAACGCGGCGAACTGGCGACCGCCATCGCCACCGCCAAGGTCGCCGCCAGCCGCCAAGGCCTGGAGCTGTGCAGCAAGCTGTTCGAAGTCACCGGCGCACGCTCTACCCACGCCTCGCTGAGGCTCGACCGGCACTGGCGCAACCTGCGCACCCAGACCCTGCACGACCCGCTGGACTACAAGCTCCAGGAACTAGGCGACTGGGCCCTGAACCAGACACTCCCCATCCCCACCTTCTATTCGTAG
- a CDS encoding sigma-54 interaction domain-containing protein — MPMQLLTLPPSPALATSIRATAQVFEDPKSQALLAHLQQVAPSEASVLIIGETGTGKELVARHIHNLSARRNRPFIAVNCGAFSESLVEAELFGHEKGAFTGALGAKAGWFEEADGGTLFLDEIGDLPMPIQVKLLRVLQEREVVRLGSRKSIPINVRVLAATNVQLEKAINAGHFREDLYYRLDVVNLELSPLRERPGDILPLTRHFIDAYCQRLGYGDIRISPAAEQKLKSYSWPGNIRELENVIHHTLLICRNGVIERDDLRLSNMRIERQDDSATATDDSAEALLDRAFQKLFEEQAGALHEKVEDALLRAAYRFSHYNQVHTANLLGLSRNVTRTRLIKIGELAVNKRRPGENVQGDRMLQLSI; from the coding sequence ATGCCCATGCAGCTACTGACCCTACCGCCCTCGCCGGCCCTGGCGACCTCGATCCGCGCCACCGCCCAGGTCTTCGAAGACCCCAAGTCCCAGGCCCTGCTCGCCCACCTGCAACAGGTCGCGCCCAGCGAGGCCAGCGTGCTGATCATCGGCGAGACCGGCACCGGCAAGGAGCTGGTAGCCCGGCACATTCACAACCTCAGCGCCCGCCGCAACCGGCCGTTCATCGCGGTCAACTGCGGGGCCTTTTCCGAATCGCTGGTCGAGGCCGAGCTGTTCGGCCATGAGAAAGGCGCCTTCACCGGCGCCCTCGGCGCCAAGGCCGGCTGGTTCGAGGAGGCCGACGGCGGCACGCTGTTCCTCGACGAGATCGGCGACCTGCCGATGCCGATCCAGGTCAAACTGCTGCGGGTACTGCAAGAACGCGAAGTCGTGCGCCTGGGCTCGCGCAAGAGCATCCCTATCAATGTGCGGGTGCTGGCGGCGACCAACGTCCAGCTGGAAAAGGCGATCAACGCCGGGCATTTCCGCGAGGACCTCTACTACCGCCTCGACGTCGTCAACCTGGAACTGAGCCCATTGCGCGAGCGGCCCGGCGACATCCTGCCACTGACCCGGCACTTCATCGACGCCTACTGCCAGCGCCTGGGCTACGGCGACATCCGTATCAGTCCGGCGGCCGAGCAGAAACTCAAGAGCTACAGTTGGCCGGGCAACATCCGCGAGCTGGAAAACGTCATCCACCACACCTTGCTGATCTGCCGCAACGGGGTGATCGAGCGCGACGACCTGCGCCTGTCGAACATGCGCATCGAACGCCAGGACGACAGCGCCACGGCCACCGACGACTCGGCCGAAGCGTTGCTCGACCGAGCCTTCCAGAAACTCTTCGAGGAGCAGGCCGGGGCCCTCCACGAAAAGGTCGAGGACGCACTGCTCCGCGCGGCCTACCGCTTCAGCCACTACAACCAGGTGCACACCGCCAACCTGCTCGGACTGAGCCGCAACGTGACCCGCACCCGGTTGATCAAAATCGGCGAGCTGGCGGTGAACAAGCGTCGCCCCGGGGAGAACGTCCAGGGCGACCGCATGCTGCAGCTATCGATATAG